One window of Campylobacter sp. RM12651 genomic DNA carries:
- a CDS encoding GGDEF domain-containing protein: protein MNREYKNIEIKTFVQKILQIFIAAMMVGIFVCTGIFFTKLHQIDINYDINNHIHEIMLDNQELMLNIERPSIYANFENSGKKLSEIDVKTNELIQILKNNKQLNANEEEKIKSSIEKLKQYIKDFNSLLGTSGSDFKSFNVLYSQSKLVDVKQNVLEYIFATKISVSSIKGYIEFLDSLIENNTKQIIDYKTQLIELKQNYAKTKLDKDKEYIELLEDKISTIDDEKTYLILSRKLLDGVKKLHEEKNEIKNFTDFENILTQLKLQVLSKIEHLEKTNDQLVLVGAIFAVLLIFTTFIIFKYSLDLTSALNILYKAFLNSPIQQVLINTKNKKNLYAEYVNDTFTFNVHAPTEQSESIRKAQAVNFYDSLDGIIDLTDSAKGFDYGTLIQESHSKIQAYNENDITSRKETRFFSVFRKNLGDNIELINKVDVTKKILQIKDYKTKLDNMQKKLDTDSLTGLLSLQALQDRELKDDKANKNNIFLYLKIDNFNDLRLNYSTIMIDEIIKVFANSLKNALNVKNNDEVLKSTSIYHLQLDEFCIVYKNHEEAMAAADLIQNHFKTQTMNSTRGKKNKFELKINSGMELKDLELNIGISSERDIRKSNQEIINRLAQAILASYETIKTKEPYCVYKEGLSIEKQHAEQQRVVGQIRYALENDKIFVVCQGVHNSITKEVSYYEVLVRLRDEHNNIVSPGLFLDVARKVGLYKDIQEVVINKVFDLIEQYPNANFSINLANSDIINKETRDVFENRLEKCSRPEALCVEILESESIDKYDDLSNFLKSISFRGCKIAIDDFGSGYSNFYRLLKIKFDYLKIDGSIIESLVIDNNARTVLETLVGFAHKQGYEVVAEFVKNQEILKIVQDYGIEKSQGYELSKPEEPHNIFI, encoded by the coding sequence ATGAATAGAGAATATAAAAATATAGAAATAAAAACATTTGTTCAAAAGATTTTACAGATTTTCATTGCTGCAATGATGGTTGGCATTTTTGTATGCACTGGAATATTTTTTACCAAACTTCATCAAATAGATATTAATTACGATATAAATAATCATATACACGAAATTATGTTAGATAATCAAGAATTAATGCTAAATATAGAAAGACCAAGTATTTATGCAAATTTTGAAAATAGTGGCAAGAAGTTAAGTGAGATTGATGTTAAAACTAATGAGCTAATTCAAATTCTTAAAAACAATAAACAATTAAATGCTAATGAAGAAGAAAAAATTAAAAGTAGTATAGAAAAATTAAAACAATATATAAAAGATTTTAATAGTTTATTAGGGACTAGCGGAAGTGATTTTAAAAGCTTTAATGTGCTTTATTCTCAATCAAAATTGGTTGATGTAAAACAAAATGTTTTAGAGTATATATTTGCTACTAAAATTAGCGTGAGTTCAATAAAAGGATATATTGAGTTTTTAGACTCATTAATAGAAAATAATACAAAACAAATTATTGATTATAAAACACAATTAATTGAATTAAAACAAAATTATGCAAAAACCAAATTAGATAAAGATAAAGAATACATAGAGCTTTTAGAAGATAAAATATCAACTATTGATGATGAAAAAACATATTTAATATTAAGTAGAAAATTATTAGATGGAGTGAAAAAACTTCACGAAGAAAAAAATGAAATTAAAAATTTCACAGATTTTGAAAATATTTTAACTCAATTAAAATTGCAAGTTTTAAGTAAAATTGAGCATTTAGAAAAGACAAATGACCAATTAGTTTTAGTTGGTGCAATTTTTGCAGTTTTATTAATATTTACTACTTTTATTATTTTTAAATATAGCCTAGATTTAACAAGTGCATTAAATATTTTATATAAAGCATTTTTAAATTCTCCAATTCAACAAGTTTTAATAAATACAAAAAATAAAAAGAATTTATATGCTGAATATGTAAATGATACTTTTACATTCAATGTTCATGCACCAACCGAACAAAGTGAAAGTATAAGAAAAGCACAAGCGGTGAATTTTTATGATTCATTAGATGGAATTATTGATTTGACTGATAGTGCTAAAGGGTTTGATTATGGAACGCTAATTCAAGAAAGTCATAGCAAAATCCAAGCTTATAATGAAAATGATATTACAAGTAGAAAAGAAACTAGATTTTTCTCTGTATTTAGAAAAAATTTAGGTGATAATATTGAGCTGATTAATAAAGTTGATGTAACTAAAAAAATCTTACAAATTAAAGATTATAAAACCAAGCTTGATAATATGCAAAAGAAATTAGATACAGATAGCTTAACAGGTTTATTATCTTTACAAGCTTTACAAGATAGGGAATTAAAAGACGATAAAGCTAATAAAAATAATATTTTCTTATATTTAAAAATTGATAATTTCAATGATTTAAGGCTGAATTATTCAACTATTATGATTGATGAGATTATAAAAGTTTTTGCAAATTCTTTAAAAAATGCTTTAAATGTGAAAAATAACGATGAGGTATTAAAAAGCACTAGTATTTATCATTTGCAACTAGATGAGTTTTGTATAGTTTATAAAAACCACGAAGAAGCTATGGCAGCAGCTGATTTGATACAAAATCATTTTAAAACCCAAACAATGAACTCTACACGGGGCAAAAAAAATAAATTTGAGTTAAAAATAAATTCTGGTATGGAACTTAAAGACTTAGAATTAAATATCGGAATTTCAAGTGAGCGTGATATTAGAAAGTCAAATCAAGAGATTATTAATAGACTTGCACAAGCAATCTTAGCAAGTTATGAGACTATTAAAACAAAAGAGCCTTATTGTGTTTATAAAGAAGGTTTAAGTATAGAAAAACAACACGCAGAGCAACAAAGAGTAGTAGGTCAGATAAGATATGCTTTAGAAAATGATAAAATATTTGTGGTTTGTCAAGGTGTGCATAATTCTATTACAAAAGAAGTTTCTTATTATGAAGTGTTAGTAAGGTTAAGAGATGAGCATAATAATATAGTATCACCGGGACTTTTCTTAGATGTAGCAAGAAAAGTGGGTCTTTATAAAGATATTCAAGAAGTAGTAATTAATAAGGTTTTTGATTTGATAGAGCAATATCCTAATGCGAATTTTAGTATAAACCTAGCTAACTCTGATATTATCAATAAAGAAACTAGAGATGTATTTGAAAATAGATTAGAAAAATGCTCTCGCCCAGAAGCTTTATGCGTTGAGATATTAGAAAGCGAAAGTATTGATAAATACGATGATTTATCAAATTTCTTAAAATCAATTTCATTTAGGGGTTGCAAGATAGCAATAGATGATTTTGGTAGTGGATATTCAAACTTTTATAGATTATTAAAAATTAAGTTTGATTACTTAAAAATTGATGGCTCAATTATTGAAAGTTTAGTAATTGATAATAATGCTAGAACCGTTCTTGAAACTCTAGTAGGATTTGCTCATAAGCAAGGTTATGAAGTTGTAGCTGAGTTTGTAAAAAATCAAGAAATTTTAAAAATAGTTCAAGATTACGGAATAGAAAAATCTCAAGGGTATGAGCTAAGCAAACCTGAAGAACCACATAATATTTTTATTTAG
- a CDS encoding cytochrome c peroxidase → MNKIIFLIVFIVFAFADENIYKPLTSIPYDKKLAAVGKRLYFDVNLSPNKVSCNTCHNLNLTGSGTNNSGINSDNLTNPPTILNIVYSNLFFKDANITDLREQIKQTLKDDMNITPDEFNSWVKLNVTYQRWFNEIGLAANYDNLVNVLVEFEKALVTLDSPFDLYLKGDKNAISDNAKRGLKLFNFYGCSSCHNGSNFGSNIIADINTSFSEGCKLEDKKVKVPTLRNITITQPYTYQGAFNNLEDIVRVMSACQLGIVMPDKDVDDIIEFLKTLEGKRPKILEEK, encoded by the coding sequence ATGAATAAGATTATATTTTTAATTGTATTTATTGTTTTTGCTTTTGCAGATGAGAATATATATAAACCTTTAACTAGCATACCTTATGATAAAAAATTAGCTGCCGTTGGTAAAAGATTATATTTTGATGTAAATTTAAGTCCTAATAAAGTATCTTGCAATACCTGTCATAATTTAAATCTTACTGGTAGTGGGACGAATAATTCTGGTATAAATTCTGATAATTTAACAAATCCACCAACAATTTTAAATATTGTATATTCTAATTTATTTTTTAAAGACGCAAATATTACTGATTTAAGAGAACAAATTAAACAAACATTAAAAGACGATATGAATATTACGCCTGATGAATTTAATAGTTGGGTTAAGTTAAATGTAACATATCAAAGATGGTTTAATGAAATAGGATTAGCCGCTAATTATGATAATTTAGTTAATGTGCTAGTGGAATTTGAAAAAGCATTAGTTACCCTTGATTCTCCTTTTGATTTGTATTTAAAAGGAGATAAAAATGCTATAAGTGATAATGCTAAAAGAGGACTTAAATTATTTAATTTTTATGGCTGCTCGTCGTGTCATAATGGTAGTAATTTTGGAAGTAATATAATTGCTGATATAAATACTAGCTTTTCAGAAGGCTGTAAATTAGAAGATAAAAAAGTAAAAGTGCCTACTTTAAGAAATATTACAATTACCCAACCATATACATATCAAGGAGCATTTAATAATTTAGAAGATATTGTTAGAGTTATGTCTGCTTGTCAATTAGGCATAGTTATGCCAGATAAAGATGTTGATGATATAATAGAATTTTTAAAAACACTTGAAGGAAAAAGACCTAAGATTTTGGAAGAGAAATGA
- a CDS encoding transcriptional repressor, with product MNSVKLLKKHDIGITELRILLLDELLAAKEPMSFDEFKTKANKTTFYRTMEQFQKSKLVNKIDLDGKGYYQINKGNNALFVCDICHHTKDLEFPTINNLKVNSVLVKGVCEECKDNDE from the coding sequence ATGAATTCAGTAAAATTATTAAAAAAGCACGATATCGGTATTACAGAACTTAGAATTTTATTATTAGATGAGCTTTTAGCTGCTAAAGAGCCTATGAGTTTTGATGAATTTAAAACTAAGGCAAATAAAACTACATTTTATAGGACGATGGAGCAGTTTCAAAAGTCTAAATTGGTAAATAAAATTGATTTAGATGGCAAGGGTTATTATCAAATAAATAAAGGTAATAATGCACTTTTTGTGTGTGATATTTGTCATCATACTAAAGATTTGGAGTTTCCAACAATTAATAATTTAAAAGTTAATTCTGTCTTGGTAAAAGGAGTTTGTGAGGAATGCAAGGACAATGATGAATAA
- a CDS encoding ZinT/AdcA family metal-binding protein, with translation MKKILLSSLASVYLLANNVGVSILPQVEIVKKLLPNANITTLMPAGADPHTYEPKPKQMMELSKAKVFLGIGVEIEDIWLKRLAENTNIKIIHTDENIQKNNYSHKELNEHHHEHNDDIYNGIFDDNDVKNRDLSDWIGNWKSIYPYAKNGDLDEYYKLKSNAKKDKTEQEYKEYYLNGYKTDVESIIITKDSMEFIQNGISKKSNYKYIGYKILTYESGKKGVRYLFEATNKDAEFKYVQFSDHNIAPTEDLEHFHIFFGNSSQEELLKEMDNWPTYYPKNMSVKDIKKDLIHHIGSNHKEEHHHHEHQHEHSGLDVHIWTDPILLKQIAQNSANALKEAFPNESKTIDENLKNYEKELDELNLKIYDLTKNVNVKGFISAHPSWGYFAKRYNLVEYTLEFEGKEIKPSELAKIIEIAKDKKACLVLKAPQFNDKLAKTIHKESGLKLVEINQLSNELSKELLNFAKIINDNCSKH, from the coding sequence ATGAAAAAGATATTATTAAGTTCATTAGCTAGCGTGTATTTATTAGCTAATAATGTAGGAGTTAGCATATTACCACAAGTTGAAATTGTTAAAAAACTATTACCAAATGCAAATATTACAACTCTTATGCCAGCAGGAGCTGACCCGCATACTTACGAGCCAAAACCAAAGCAAATGATGGAGCTTAGTAAGGCTAAAGTATTTTTAGGTATCGGGGTTGAAATTGAAGATATATGGCTTAAAAGACTTGCCGAAAATACCAATATAAAAATAATTCACACTGATGAAAATATTCAAAAAAATAATTATTCTCATAAAGAATTAAACGAGCACCATCACGAACATAATGATGATATATATAATGGGATTTTTGATGATAATGATGTAAAAAATAGAGATTTAAGTGATTGGATTGGTAATTGGAAATCAATTTATCCTTACGCTAAAAATGGGGATTTAGATGAATATTACAAATTAAAATCAAATGCAAAAAAAGATAAAACTGAGCAAGAATATAAAGAATATTATCTAAATGGCTATAAAACCGATGTAGAAAGCATAATCATTACAAAAGATAGTATGGAATTTATACAAAATGGTATAAGTAAAAAATCAAATTATAAATATATTGGATACAAAATACTAACCTATGAATCAGGTAAAAAAGGTGTTAGATATTTATTTGAAGCTACCAATAAAGATGCAGAATTTAAATATGTGCAATTTAGCGACCACAATATCGCTCCTACAGAAGATTTAGAACATTTTCATATATTTTTTGGCAACTCTAGTCAAGAAGAGTTGCTAAAAGAAATGGATAATTGGCCAACTTATTATCCTAAAAATATGAGCGTAAAAGATATTAAAAAAGACTTAATTCACCACATAGGCTCAAATCATAAAGAAGAGCACCATCACCACGAGCATCAACACGAGCATTCAGGCTTAGATGTGCATATTTGGACTGACCCTATTTTATTAAAACAAATTGCACAAAATTCAGCTAATGCTTTAAAAGAAGCTTTTCCTAATGAAAGCAAAACAATTGATGAAAATCTAAAAAATTATGAAAAAGAATTAGATGAATTAAACTTAAAAATATATGATTTAACGAAAAATGTGAATGTAAAAGGTTTTATAAGTGCTCATCCATCGTGGGGATATTTTGCTAAAAGATATAATCTTGTTGAATATACTTTAGAATTTGAAGGTAAAGAAATAAAACCTAGTGAATTAGCAAAAATCATAGAAATTGCAAAAGATAAAAAAGCTTGCCTTGTTTTAAAAGCACCGCAATTTAATGATAAATTGGCAAAAACCATTCACAAGGAAAGTGGATTAAAATTAGTAGAAATTAATCAACTTTCTAATGAATTATCTAAGGAGCTTTTAAACTTTGCGAAAATTATTAACGATAATTGTTCTAAGCATTAA
- a CDS encoding metal ABC transporter ATP-binding protein — protein sequence MIEVKNVSFSYDTEEILSNISFNVEKNEFVGIIGANGGGKSTTLKLLLGLLKPSKGEIIINTNKLSYVPQVANINPSFPINVLDVVLMGTLKKNSFFFNSKQDKLNALLALEKLGLKDYANKRFASLSGGQKQRVLIARAILSGCELLLLDEPTASIDAKGQIEVFELLKSLNNQGISIICVCHDIALISSYANKLIHISKTAHLHKITKGLDSNKLLHLATHKNNLCEVDIWENYGISKL from the coding sequence ATGATTGAAGTAAAAAATGTAAGCTTTTCTTACGATACGGAAGAGATTTTAAGCAATATTAGTTTTAATGTAGAAAAAAATGAATTCGTAGGAATTATAGGAGCAAACGGCGGTGGAAAAAGCACAACTTTAAAGCTTTTATTGGGTTTGTTAAAACCAAGTAAAGGCGAAATTATTATAAACACAAATAAATTAAGTTATGTCCCGCAAGTTGCTAATATAAATCCTAGTTTTCCTATCAATGTTTTAGATGTAGTTTTGATGGGAACTTTAAAGAAAAATTCATTCTTTTTTAATTCAAAACAAGATAAATTAAATGCACTTTTAGCACTTGAAAAATTGGGCTTAAAAGATTATGCAAATAAAAGATTTGCAAGTTTAAGTGGCGGGCAAAAGCAAAGAGTTTTAATAGCTAGAGCAATACTTAGTGGCTGTGAATTATTATTACTTGATGAGCCTACTGCTAGTATTGATGCAAAAGGACAAATAGAAGTGTTTGAATTATTAAAAAGTCTTAATAATCAAGGAATTAGCATAATTTGTGTTTGCCACGATATAGCTTTAATTTCTTCGTATGCAAATAAATTAATTCATATTAGCAAGACCGCACATTTACACAAAATCACAAAAGGTCTTGATAGCAACAAATTATTACACTTAGCAACGCATAAAAATAATTTATGCGAAGTTGATATATGGGAAAATTATGGAATATCTAAATTATAA
- a CDS encoding iron chelate uptake ABC transporter family permease subunit, producing MMEYLNYNFIQNAILAAVLVSIACGIIGALVLTNRLVAMVGGISHAAYGGLGISLYFGVSTMLSTLAFVIACAVLIAYLSRNYKNQDAVIGVVWAFGMSVGILLSDLSPNSNSIVFSYLFGAILAVELSDIYIMLGADIAFIIMAFVFYRQLIGVSVDSEFCKANGVNANLIYYMLIIASAVCIVISLRVVGMVLILALLCIPSYISSMFCTKLSSMMIISVLLSLFFCLGGLILSIAYELSSGACIILLACFCFMIAYVLSFIVKKRI from the coding sequence ATTATGGAATATCTAAATTATAATTTTATTCAAAATGCAATTTTAGCAGCAGTTTTAGTAAGCATTGCTTGTGGGATTATAGGAGCGCTTGTTCTTACAAATCGCCTTGTAGCAATGGTAGGTGGTATTTCTCACGCAGCTTATGGTGGGCTTGGGATTTCGCTTTATTTTGGAGTTAGCACTATGCTTAGCACTTTAGCTTTTGTTATTGCTTGTGCTGTTTTGATTGCATATTTATCAAGAAATTACAAAAATCAAGATGCTGTAATTGGTGTAGTATGGGCTTTTGGAATGAGTGTTGGGATATTGCTTAGCGATTTAAGTCCTAATTCAAATTCCATAGTTTTTAGCTATTTATTTGGAGCTATTTTGGCAGTTGAATTAAGTGATATTTATATTATGCTAGGTGCTGATATAGCTTTTATCATAATGGCTTTTGTATTTTATAGACAATTAATAGGAGTTAGCGTTGATAGTGAGTTTTGCAAAGCAAATGGTGTTAATGCAAATCTAATTTATTATATGCTAATAATTGCATCTGCTGTTTGTATAGTGATTAGTTTAAGAGTAGTTGGAATGGTTTTAATACTAGCTTTGCTTTGTATTCCTAGCTATATTTCTTCTATGTTTTGCACTAAGCTTTCATCTATGATGATTATTTCTGTATTATTATCGCTATTTTTTTGCTTAGGTGGATTAATTTTAAGTATTGCTTATGAATTAAGTAGCGGAGCTTGTATAATTTTACTTGCTTGTTTTTGCTTTATGATTGCTTATGTTTTAAGTTTTATTGTGAAAAAAAGAATTTGA
- a CDS encoding mechanosensitive ion channel family protein, with protein MDTTIQDVKATTTETLNKLIDLQSAGFDFEGFFLKYGFKILGSILIIVLALFLMKVVGKILRVTLIKISTDETLTNFLVKLVKIIILVVGILAALNNVGVDTTSFVALFTATSFAISFAFKETLSNIAAGVLVVVFRPFKIGDYVKFGAGEGFVSDICLFSVTLRTYDNTNIIVPNSKVISDNIYNYSREKTRRIDYSKVIDPSTLCNVRKEVETALGQNELILKNPAIYVGVKNVNDANIEIAIQLWVKNENYEKASMQVNEALAKIFIK; from the coding sequence ATGGATACAACAATTCAAGATGTAAAAGCCACAACCACAGAAACTCTGAATAAACTAATTGATTTGCAAAGTGCAGGTTTTGATTTTGAAGGATTTTTCTTAAAATATGGTTTTAAGATTTTAGGTTCAATTCTTATTATTGTTTTAGCATTGTTTTTAATGAAAGTTGTAGGAAAAATTTTAAGAGTTACTTTAATTAAAATTAGCACAGATGAGACTTTAACCAATTTCTTAGTTAAGCTTGTAAAAATTATAATTTTAGTTGTTGGAATTCTAGCAGCACTCAATAATGTTGGTGTTGATACGACTTCATTCGTTGCTTTATTTACAGCTACATCTTTTGCTATATCTTTTGCATTTAAAGAAACTTTATCAAATATAGCTGCGGGTGTTTTGGTTGTAGTGTTTAGACCTTTTAAAATAGGTGATTATGTAAAATTTGGTGCAGGAGAAGGATTTGTATCTGATATATGTTTGTTTTCGGTTACGCTTAGAACATACGATAATACAAATATAATAGTTCCAAACTCAAAAGTTATAAGCGATAATATTTATAATTATTCTCGTGAAAAAACAAGAAGAATTGATTATTCTAAAGTAATTGACCCATCAACTTTATGTAATGTTAGAAAAGAAGTTGAAACAGCATTAGGTCAAAATGAATTAATTTTAAAAAATCCAGCAATTTATGTTGGGGTTAAAAATGTAAATGATGCTAATATAGAAATAGCAATTCAACTATGGGTAAAAAATGAAAATTATGAAAAAGCTTCAATGCAGGTAAATGAAGCACTTGCAAAGATATTTATAAAATAA
- a CDS encoding DJ-1 family glyoxalase III — translation MLLRAKNYGANINVICASLDDNLEVTLDTGMVLKAKVKLSEVDTKNIDAIALAGGFGGMTNLKNSEKIKSILQDLNSQNKLIAAICASPIVLANAGVLSDEFTCYPGCEEGIKGRRLNEPVVVRKNIITSAGPITSSYFALTIVKEMGFLDQFNGMLDGLLINQFGIKF, via the coding sequence ATTCTTCTAAGAGCGAAAAATTATGGAGCTAATATAAATGTAATTTGTGCTAGTTTAGATGATAATTTAGAAGTTACACTAGATACTGGTATGGTTTTAAAAGCTAAGGTAAAACTAAGCGAAGTTGATACTAAAAACATTGATGCAATTGCTCTAGCAGGTGGTTTTGGTGGTATGACAAACCTTAAAAATAGTGAAAAAATCAAATCAATTTTACAAGATTTAAATTCTCAAAACAAATTAATAGCAGCAATTTGTGCTTCTCCAATAGTTTTAGCAAATGCTGGGGTTTTAAGTGATGAATTTACTTGCTATCCAGGTTGTGAAGAAGGAATTAAAGGAAGAAGATTAAATGAGCCTGTAGTAGTTCGTAAAAATATAATCACAAGTGCTGGACCTATCACTTCATCTTATTTTGCACTTACAATAGTAAAAGAAATGGGATTTTTAGACCAATTTAATGGAATGCTTGATGGTTTATTAATAAATCAATTCGGAATTAAATTCTAA